One segment of Bacteroides caecimuris DNA contains the following:
- a CDS encoding transglutaminase domain-containing protein, with translation MIKHLRYIQLIVLVLLVWLGWQMIDRIAFREETITPLEVALQSADNNRKELEKVLCHYQKNPADSLKYKAACFLIENMPFYTYSYGEQLENYKSYYAWLKVRKGKTAQQVADSVKKVFGPMKEPQKKRDIMEIDSAYLCHNIDWAFKVWQEQPWGKNISFEIFCEYLLPYRIGDEPLAYWRETYYKKYNSLLDSLRMSDTLDKEDPLVAARYLMARLPDKKTFFTSIAPFSFGHIGPEFVQYQSGSCRELTDFAVYLFRALGIPSAIDYLPVRGDGNAGHFWVMLWDKNGEGYISDFMKNLIRVRKCSLYQKEGAAKIYRNTFSANRDLHKQMAQYGEEVYSFWRIPKFEDVTSDYAYSYQKELVIPLEKQYKDERSGRIAYLCASNRDRWIPIDWTVYDASRLAFRYVRNGSVMRVATYEDGTLCFLTDPFYLDKETNFPHYYSIGKKTQDMVLYAKFNLKEENSFRNRMIGGIFTGSNRSDFSDEDTLFIIQGIPNRLNTTVKSWSDKGYRYLRYFGPPKGACNVAEVAFYEKDDTVALSGKIIGTPGCYQHDGTHEYTNVFDGKTWTSFDYSKPTGGWAGLDLGREVKVDRIVYTPRNRDNYVRPGDVYELFYCDKDWKSAGKIKATADSLVFRDIPENALLFLRNHTRGKDERIFIYENGSQLWK, from the coding sequence ATGATAAAGCACTTACGATATATCCAACTTATAGTTCTGGTGCTACTTGTCTGGCTAGGATGGCAAATGATAGACAGGATAGCATTTAGGGAGGAAACGATAACTCCTCTCGAAGTTGCTTTGCAATCTGCTGACAACAACCGAAAAGAGTTGGAAAAGGTGCTTTGTCATTATCAAAAGAATCCTGCTGATAGTTTGAAATATAAAGCTGCTTGCTTTCTGATAGAAAATATGCCTTTTTATACCTATTCCTATGGAGAACAATTAGAGAATTATAAGTCTTATTATGCTTGGCTAAAAGTACGTAAGGGTAAAACAGCGCAACAAGTTGCCGATTCAGTCAAAAAAGTTTTTGGTCCAATGAAAGAACCTCAGAAAAAACGCGATATCATGGAAATAGATTCTGCTTATCTATGCCATAACATTGATTGGGCATTCAAAGTCTGGCAGGAACAACCTTGGGGAAAGAATATCTCATTTGAAATATTTTGCGAATACTTGTTGCCTTATCGAATCGGTGATGAACCGTTAGCTTATTGGCGTGAGACATATTATAAGAAATACAATTCATTGCTGGATTCATTGCGGATGTCTGACACCTTGGATAAAGAAGATCCATTAGTGGCAGCCAGGTATTTAATGGCGAGATTGCCGGATAAAAAGACATTCTTTACTTCTATAGCTCCCTTTTCTTTCGGACACATAGGACCTGAATTTGTGCAATATCAGTCTGGCAGTTGCAGAGAGTTGACGGATTTCGCAGTCTATTTATTCCGTGCTTTAGGTATTCCTAGCGCGATAGATTACTTGCCTGTACGTGGTGATGGCAATGCCGGTCACTTTTGGGTAATGCTTTGGGATAAAAATGGGGAAGGATATATCTCTGACTTCATGAAGAATTTAATACGTGTTCGCAAATGTTCCCTGTATCAAAAGGAGGGAGCCGCCAAGATATACAGAAATACTTTTAGTGCGAATAGGGACTTACACAAGCAAATGGCACAGTATGGAGAAGAAGTGTATTCATTTTGGCGTATTCCCAAGTTTGAAGATGTTACTTCTGATTATGCGTATTCATACCAAAAAGAACTGGTTATCCCTTTAGAAAAGCAATATAAGGATGAAAGGAGTGGGAGAATTGCTTATTTATGTGCTAGTAATAGGGATCGTTGGATTCCGATTGATTGGACAGTCTATGATGCCAGTCGTCTGGCTTTCCGATATGTTCGTAATGGTTCAGTTATGAGAGTTGCTACTTATGAGGATGGAACACTATGTTTTTTGACTGATCCTTTTTATCTGGATAAAGAAACTAATTTCCCTCACTATTATTCTATTGGGAAAAAGACGCAAGATATGGTTTTGTATGCTAAGTTTAATCTTAAAGAAGAAAATAGTTTTAGAAACAGAATGATAGGGGGGATTTTTACTGGAAGTAATCGTTCTGATTTCTCGGATGAAGATACACTGTTTATTATACAGGGCATACCTAATCGTTTGAATACAACTGTAAAAAGTTGGTCTGATAAAGGGTATCGTTATCTACGATATTTTGGTCCTCCCAAAGGCGCATGTAATGTTGCAGAAGTCGCTTTTTATGAGAAGGATGATACCGTGGCTTTATCAGGGAAAATCATAGGTACTCCCGGATGTTACCAACATGACGGAACGCATGAATATACCAATGTGTTTGACGGGAAAACATGGACTTCTTTTGATTATTCCAAACCCACTGGTGGATGGGCGGGATTGGATTTAGGAAGAGAAGTAAAAGTAGACCGTATAGTCTATACTCCACGCAACAGGGACAATTATGTTCGGCCTGGTGATGTATATGAGCTGTTTTATTGTGACAAAGATTGGAAGTCTGCCGGAAAAATCAAGGCGACTGCCGACTCATTAGTATTTCGGGATATTCCGGAAAATGCATTGTTATTTTTACGGAACCATACTCGTGGAAAGGACGAGAGAATTTTTATTTATGAAAACGGGAGTCAACTATGGAAATAA
- a CDS encoding BF3164 family lipoprotein, producing the protein MIDTKNKMPLLGGILILLLLSCRSSNQETIRVENIICQPIICEDNYIIGSPREMALSDSILAVMDAKSDSMLLFFDVKSGKYLGKAAMRGQGPSEFTVLSSLESHNESSFSFYDINRKKFYYTNSTTAGTVRFTPAFRIDSGLPLEVHPMANGKFIAPGIYEKYRYCVLDSNGQVHSTLGEWPYRDKDEKTVSGIVRSQAYMFGIASSPSRTKFVAYLMSADMLSFYQLENDSLHLRKETIVTYPDYEYRNNPTDYSGASRDSPLVYLWATCSEDYVYLLYSGKKFRQNALASFSGDMIYVYNWNGDKIAMIKSDKMLKQICVAKDGKTMYAIVCDLDPVLVHFPLPQWE; encoded by the coding sequence ATGATAGATACAAAGAATAAAATGCCACTATTAGGGGGAATATTGATACTTCTTCTATTATCTTGTCGCTCAAGTAACCAGGAGACTATTCGGGTGGAGAATATCATCTGCCAACCTATTATTTGTGAGGATAATTATATAATAGGAAGCCCAAGAGAGATGGCATTATCAGACTCAATTTTAGCGGTTATGGATGCTAAGTCTGATTCCATGTTGCTTTTTTTTGATGTAAAATCCGGAAAATATTTAGGAAAGGCTGCTATGCGTGGGCAAGGTCCATCTGAATTTACTGTACTTTCTTCTTTAGAATCACATAATGAAAGTTCGTTTTCATTTTACGATATAAATAGAAAAAAGTTTTATTATACAAATTCAACAACCGCAGGCACTGTGCGGTTTACTCCTGCTTTTCGCATAGACAGTGGATTGCCACTTGAAGTTCATCCTATGGCTAACGGGAAGTTTATAGCTCCTGGTATTTATGAAAAATACAGGTATTGTGTGTTGGATTCCAATGGACAGGTGCATAGTACGCTTGGGGAATGGCCTTATAGGGATAAGGATGAAAAGACTGTTTCCGGTATTGTTCGTTCGCAGGCTTATATGTTTGGTATAGCGTCCTCTCCTTCAAGAACGAAATTCGTTGCTTATCTTATGTCAGCGGATATGCTGTCTTTCTATCAATTAGAAAACGATTCTCTACATTTGCGAAAGGAAACTATTGTTACTTATCCGGACTATGAGTATAGAAATAATCCGACAGATTATTCGGGTGCCTCGAGAGATTCACCACTCGTTTATTTGTGGGCTACATGCTCGGAAGATTATGTGTACCTATTGTATTCCGGAAAAAAATTCCGTCAGAATGCTTTGGCGTCATTTTCAGGTGATATGATATATGTGTATAATTGGAATGGTGATAAAATTGCGATGATAAAAAGCGATAAGATGTTGAAACAAATATGTGTGGCAAAAGATGGGAAAACAATGTATGCTATTGTCTGTGATTTAGATCCGGTTCTTGTGCATTTTCCATTGCCACAGTGGGAATAG
- a CDS encoding DUF1573 domain-containing protein: MKYIIAILLLFLVSCKDNKREHALNVLQNWNSKELIFPSELYFTINGKDSVDYSVSSQSQYKVVVYVDSVGCTSCKLRLPAWKSFMSQVDSLASNSVQFLFFFFPKNKTEISNILVTDRFKYPVCIDEQDSLNILNHIPTEMMFQTFLLNKKNKVVAIGNPVHNPKIRELYLAIITGKSHSAKVDDKLLTTAVLSTSQLNMGIFDWKQEQLVEFSFTNSGDNPFVVEEIYTSCGCTTVEYSKEPIQPSGNLKVKVKYKAERPEHFNKTITVYCNAEDSPFHLKISGTAK; encoded by the coding sequence ATGAAATATATAATTGCCATCTTACTATTATTTTTAGTGTCATGTAAAGATAATAAACGAGAACATGCCCTAAATGTATTGCAAAATTGGAACTCTAAAGAATTAATATTTCCTTCAGAACTTTATTTTACCATTAACGGGAAGGATTCTGTAGACTATTCTGTTTCAAGCCAGAGTCAATATAAAGTTGTAGTTTATGTTGATTCAGTAGGTTGTACGAGTTGTAAATTGCGTTTACCTGCATGGAAAAGCTTTATGTCGCAAGTTGATTCATTGGCTTCTAATTCAGTTCAATTTCTATTCTTCTTTTTTCCTAAAAATAAAACAGAAATATCTAACATCTTAGTAACTGACCGTTTTAAATATCCAGTTTGTATAGATGAACAAGATTCGTTGAATATATTAAATCATATTCCAACTGAAATGATGTTTCAGACATTTTTATTGAATAAAAAAAATAAAGTGGTTGCTATTGGCAATCCCGTTCATAATCCCAAGATAAGAGAGCTTTATCTAGCTATTATTACAGGAAAGAGTCATTCAGCAAAGGTTGATGATAAATTACTTACAACGGCTGTTTTATCTACCTCCCAATTGAATATGGGGATTTTTGATTGGAAGCAAGAGCAACTAGTTGAATTTTCATTTACTAATTCAGGTGATAATCCGTTTGTTGTAGAAGAAATTTATACTTCTTGTGGCTGTACTACAGTGGAATATTCTAAAGAACCTATTCAACCAAGTGGAAATTTGAAAGTGAAGGTGAAATATAAGGCAGAACGACCTGAACATTTCAATAAAACGATTACCGTGTATTGTAATGCAGAAGATTCTCCATTTCATTTGAAAATTAGTGGAACCGCGAAATGA
- a CDS encoding 6-bladed beta-propeller, with amino-acid sequence MREILYILLLTVCWSCAQNSKTEVYQNKRANILDVQDRVKEIAINDVLIGPISPLCIVGEYLIIGDVKSQDNLIHIFNKNDFSYLTSVLSRGEGPDEITNMGYIGTDGMSHIFCISDHGKQKIFAYDIDCILSDSLYKPTVKAKMAERSFPNKYKSINDSLYLALIIKPTGNSGYNENITKWNMKTGEMDNMLYEHPDIKKKRVDFDLSIKGGCYVECYLYHDLMTICDLNGNLRYNIYGPEWDKSTNRVSFYGGVAYCKDKIVALYSGKETFYNSGSGGMKVDRPTKFLVFDMNGNYIQTIETKCQILNFCYDEKNNRIIMSLDDDMQFAYLDLSGLI; translated from the coding sequence ATGAGGGAAATTTTATACATTTTGCTTCTAACTGTTTGTTGGAGTTGTGCACAAAATTCAAAGACTGAAGTATATCAAAATAAACGTGCAAATATTTTGGATGTTCAAGATAGAGTGAAAGAAATTGCAATTAATGATGTTTTAATAGGTCCAATAAGCCCATTATGTATAGTCGGTGAGTATTTAATAATAGGTGATGTTAAATCACAAGATAATTTGATTCATATATTTAATAAGAATGATTTTAGCTATTTGACAAGTGTACTGAGTAGAGGTGAAGGTCCTGATGAAATAACTAATATGGGATATATTGGAACAGATGGAATGAGTCACATATTTTGTATATCGGATCATGGTAAACAAAAGATATTTGCTTATGATATAGATTGTATTCTTTCAGATTCATTGTATAAGCCAACCGTAAAAGCGAAAATGGCAGAAAGATCATTTCCTAATAAATATAAATCTATAAATGATTCTTTATATCTTGCTTTAATAATAAAACCAACAGGAAATTCAGGTTATAATGAAAATATAACTAAATGGAATATGAAAACCGGAGAAATGGATAATATGCTTTATGAACATCCTGATATAAAGAAGAAACGTGTTGATTTTGATTTATCAATAAAGGGTGGATGCTATGTAGAATGCTATTTGTATCATGATTTAATGACGATTTGTGATCTCAACGGAAATTTAAGATACAATATATACGGTCCGGAATGGGATAAATCAACAAATAGAGTTAGTTTTTATGGTGGAGTAGCCTATTGTAAAGATAAAATAGTTGCGCTTTATTCAGGTAAGGAGACTTTTTATAATAGTGGCTCTGGTGGAATGAAAGTAGATCGTCCGACTAAATTTTTAGTTTTTGATATGAATGGTAATTACATTCAGACTATAGAAACTAAATGTCAAATATTAAATTTTTGTTATGATGAAAAGAATAACCGAATCATAATGAGTTTAGATGATGATATGCAATTTGCTTATTTGGATTTAAGTGGTCTTATTTAG
- a CDS encoding BF3164 family lipoprotein: MLDTKNKMPLLGGILIFLLLSCRSSNQETIRVENIICQPIICEDNYIIGGPREMALSDSILTVMDAKSDSMLLFFNVKSGKYLGKAGIRGQGPSEFTVLSSLESHGGGSFSFYDINKKTFYYTNSVMGDGVQFIPAFRVDSGLPLEVHPMANGKFIAPGIYEEYRYCVLDSSGQVHNTFGEWPYRDEDEKKVSGIVRSQAYMFGIAPSPSKTKFIASLLSADILSFYQLENDSVHLLKETILTYPDYEYRNSPTVYSGASKDSPINYLCATCSENYVYVLYSGKNFRQDALASFSGNVIYVYTWNGNKIAMLKSDKMLGKICLAEDGKTMYAIAYDLDPVLVQFPLPQWE, translated from the coding sequence ATGCTAGATACAAAGAATAAAATGCCACTATTAGGGGGAATATTGATATTTCTTCTATTATCTTGTCGTTCAAGTAACCAGGAAACTATTCGGGTGGAGAATATCATCTGCCAACCTATTATTTGTGAGGATAATTATATAATAGGAGGTCCTAGAGAGATGGCATTATCAGACTCAATTTTAACGGTTATGGATGCTAAGTCTGATTCCATGTTGCTTTTTTTTAATGTAAAATCTGGAAAATATTTAGGAAAGGCTGGTATACGTGGGCAAGGACCTTCTGAATTTACTGTACTTTCTTCTTTAGAATCGCACGGTGGAGGTTCTTTTTCATTTTACGATATTAATAAAAAAACGTTTTATTATACTAATTCAGTAATGGGTGATGGTGTGCAATTTATCCCCGCTTTTCGTGTTGATAGTGGATTGCCACTTGAGGTTCATCCTATGGCTAACGGAAAGTTTATAGCTCCTGGTATTTATGAAGAATATAGGTATTGTGTGCTGGATTCAAGTGGGCAGGTACATAATACATTTGGAGAATGGCCTTACAGGGATGAGGATGAAAAGAAAGTGTCTGGCATTGTTCGTTCACAGGCTTATATGTTTGGTATAGCGCCTTCTCCTTCTAAAACGAAATTTATCGCTTCTCTTTTGTCTGCGGATATACTGTCTTTCTACCAATTAGAAAACGATTCGGTGCATTTGCTAAAAGAGACTATTCTCACTTATCCAGACTATGAGTATAGAAATAGTCCGACAGTTTATTCAGGGGCTTCTAAGGATTCACCAATAAATTATTTATGTGCTACTTGTTCGGAAAACTATGTATATGTACTATATTCTGGAAAAAACTTTCGTCAAGATGCTTTGGCTTCATTTTCGGGAAATGTGATATATGTGTATACATGGAATGGTAATAAAATAGCAATGCTCAAGAGTGATAAAATGTTAGGGAAAATATGTTTGGCAGAAGACGGAAAAACAATGTATGCTATTGCTTACGATTTAGATCCGGTTCTTGTGCAATTTCCATTGCCACAGTGGGAATAG
- a CDS encoding DUF1573 domain-containing protein, translating into MLKVILYINIFAALMSFHSCQKKVNVEIANVVKEWTNSEIKFDSGYVFTRLGKDSIYNSIPKSGYKILVYTDSIGCVGCNLRLPQWKEWMKQIDSISDNKVSFLFFVHPKDETDLLLLLQRQNFNVPVCIDKNNSLNKLNHFPANAMLHTFLLDEHNKVLAIGNPMHNPKIKELYMNIIFDKQKISEAEDKKQTKVMIDKWCIDLGAFDWKKQKSCEFILTNIGQELLVVDNVITSCGCTTVEYSKVPVQPEKNLILKVNYMAERPEYFNKTITVYCNAEDSPFHLKISGNAK; encoded by the coding sequence ATGCTGAAAGTTATATTATATATAAACATATTTGCTGCATTAATGAGCTTTCATTCATGCCAAAAGAAAGTAAATGTTGAAATAGCTAATGTGGTTAAAGAATGGACGAATAGCGAAATAAAATTTGATAGTGGCTATGTTTTTACACGATTAGGTAAAGATTCTATTTATAATTCAATACCTAAGAGTGGATACAAGATTTTAGTTTATACTGATTCTATAGGGTGTGTGGGGTGTAATTTGAGATTACCGCAATGGAAGGAATGGATGAAACAAATAGATTCTATATCTGATAACAAAGTCTCTTTCTTATTTTTTGTGCATCCTAAAGATGAAACGGATTTATTATTGTTGTTGCAAAGACAAAATTTTAATGTTCCGGTTTGTATTGATAAGAATAACTCTCTAAATAAATTGAATCACTTTCCTGCCAATGCAATGTTACACACATTTTTGTTAGATGAACATAATAAGGTTTTGGCTATAGGTAATCCAATGCATAATCCTAAAATAAAAGAATTATATATGAATATAATTTTTGATAAGCAAAAGATTTCTGAGGCAGAAGATAAGAAGCAAACAAAAGTTATGATAGATAAATGGTGTATAGATTTGGGAGCGTTTGATTGGAAAAAACAAAAATCTTGTGAATTTATTCTAACTAATATTGGACAGGAATTATTAGTAGTGGATAATGTAATAACTTCTTGTGGCTGTACAACTGTAGAATATTCAAAAGTGCCAGTGCAACCGGAGAAGAATTTAATTCTGAAAGTGAACTATATGGCGGAGCGTCCTGAATATTTTAATAAGACTATAACTGTGTATTGTAATGCAGAAGATTCTCCATTTCATTTGAAAATTAGTGGAAACGCGAAATGA
- a CDS encoding BF3164 family lipoprotein, translated as MKNLFIIILLLSFFSCKNTKEITFLELFEKKEDITLLPFNNVIIDSLMSPDIFISAGDYLIFSEPKLPYLLSSYNFKTHAFKRFLRKGQGVNEAINIQTLGQLNNDNSFYAHDVMSQSIFLFSINDLSETIEKDSLPSSYNVSSLAYDDNLAFYMIVGDSARFVVKHDDNFVSLGEMPKVDDILPQVLSQSLQGPSLVSFENKKLAWFSVYGDIMEIYNYSNPNNIYLVKSSVVNLPVYSKSSERNSGVLALNTKLSVSSVTSDGKYIYALYNENKIEDAVKKGDDIFFCKKILVFDWEGNPVKILNVDRQLRSITYRKEDGKLYCLGLAENLDPAVYFFSINNLDL; from the coding sequence ATGAAAAATCTATTTATAATCATATTGCTGTTAAGTTTTTTTTCTTGTAAGAACACAAAAGAAATAACTTTTTTAGAGCTTTTTGAAAAAAAAGAAGATATAACTTTATTACCCTTTAATAATGTAATAATAGATTCATTAATGTCACCGGATATTTTTATTTCAGCAGGTGATTATTTGATTTTTTCTGAGCCTAAGTTACCTTATTTGTTATCTTCTTATAATTTTAAGACCCATGCCTTTAAACGATTTTTACGAAAAGGTCAAGGAGTAAATGAAGCTATTAATATACAGACTTTAGGACAATTGAATAATGATAATAGTTTTTATGCACATGATGTGATGTCCCAATCTATCTTTTTGTTTTCTATTAATGATTTGTCGGAAACAATAGAAAAAGACTCTTTACCATCATCTTATAATGTTAGTTCTTTGGCTTATGATGATAATCTTGCTTTTTATATGATAGTTGGGGATTCTGCTCGTTTTGTCGTCAAACATGATGACAATTTTGTTTCTTTAGGAGAAATGCCGAAAGTTGATGATATTTTACCGCAAGTTTTATCACAATCTTTGCAGGGACCCTCTTTGGTTTCATTTGAAAATAAAAAATTAGCGTGGTTTTCTGTATATGGTGATATAATGGAAATTTATAACTACTCAAATCCAAATAACATCTATTTAGTGAAATCTTCTGTTGTTAATTTACCTGTTTATAGTAAGTCGTCTGAACGAAATTCTGGTGTTTTAGCCTTAAATACAAAGCTTAGTGTTTCTTCGGTTACATCAGATGGGAAGTATATTTATGCTCTTTATAATGAGAATAAAATAGAAGATGCGGTTAAAAAAGGAGATGATATATTTTTCTGTAAGAAAATACTGGTTTTTGATTGGGAAGGTAATCCTGTGAAAATTTTGAATGTAGATAGACAGCTTAGATCTATAACTTACAGAAAAGAAGATGGGAAACTTTATTGTTTGGGATTAGCGGAGAATTTAGATCCTGCTGTTTATTTTTTCTCTATCAATAATCTTGATTTATAA
- a CDS encoding NVEALA domain-containing protein: MKKKVMGIIAVVAIAAVAGYNIYTSQNNNVKLSDLALSNIEALANSGEGGVTIKCCAALWGSCKDDVKAPYVECTWNK, translated from the coding sequence ATGAAAAAGAAAGTAATGGGCATTATTGCCGTTGTTGCTATTGCTGCTGTTGCGGGATATAATATATATACTTCACAGAATAATAATGTAAAGTTGTCGGACTTGGCTTTAAGTAATATTGAAGCTTTGGCTAATAGCGGAGAAGGTGGCGTAACTATAAAGTGTTGCGCTGCTCTTTGGGGCAGTTGTAAGGATGATGTAAAGGCTCCTTACGTGGAATGTACTTGGAATAAGTAG
- a CDS encoding BF3164 family lipoprotein, whose protein sequence is MLLGDIVLKNNVSLLFLSFFLFISCDHKHKEYVGNVLPYSRFPQEKELEGEVIELDTALFRYPFRIRIEGDKAIVMDLHGSDYYGHLFQYPSFQYLSSFGRRGDSPTEMLSMENFRLYNHELWTLDANKSELTRLDFSSSGDSLLREETVTLDEDILRPLDFAIYNDTTFVIPDYSGESRFLKVSCEGKLIEKIGAIPTANEKVLQEARPALAQAWRSFLDYNPHNGVLAAVTQLGEVVEVYNLKDSTHVVRIGEHDEPEFKVSDGYGIPTGIMGFSDVQVTDSAIYAVFHGTPFKEIARQSGKLPDGGKYIYVFSLKGEPLYKYVLDHYIYGIWVDEATKTIMATDVNSDQPILKFCFGSV, encoded by the coding sequence TTGAAAAATAATGTAAGTCTCCTGTTTCTTTCTTTTTTCTTGTTTATCTCTTGTGACCATAAACATAAGGAATATGTAGGTAATGTATTACCTTATTCCAGATTTCCACAAGAGAAAGAACTGGAAGGAGAAGTAATAGAGCTTGATACAGCCTTGTTCCGCTATCCTTTTCGGATACGGATAGAAGGAGATAAAGCCATTGTGATGGATTTACATGGTTCCGATTATTATGGGCACTTATTTCAATACCCAAGTTTCCAGTATCTATCCTCTTTTGGCAGGCGAGGCGATTCTCCAACGGAAATGTTGTCAATGGAGAACTTCCGTTTGTATAACCATGAATTATGGACTTTAGATGCCAACAAAAGCGAATTAACTAGGTTAGATTTTTCTTCATCCGGTGATTCACTGCTTCGTGAGGAAACGGTAACATTGGATGAAGATATACTTCGACCGCTTGATTTTGCCATATATAATGATACGACATTTGTCATTCCTGACTATTCAGGTGAGAGTCGTTTCTTAAAGGTTAGTTGCGAAGGTAAACTTATAGAGAAGATAGGCGCTATACCTACAGCGAATGAGAAAGTTTTGCAAGAAGCCCGTCCGGCATTAGCGCAGGCATGGCGTAGCTTTTTAGATTATAATCCCCATAATGGCGTTTTAGCTGCTGTCACTCAACTGGGAGAGGTGGTTGAAGTTTATAACTTGAAAGACAGTACTCATGTTGTTCGTATCGGTGAGCATGACGAACCTGAATTCAAAGTATCCGATGGATATGGTATACCAACAGGCATCATGGGATTCAGTGATGTTCAAGTAACGGATAGTGCCATTTATGCGGTGTTTCATGGGACGCCCTTTAAAGAGATAGCAAGGCAAAGTGGAAAACTTCCTGACGGCGGAAAGTACATTTATGTATTTAGCTTGAAAGGAGAACCGCTGTATAAGTATGTGCTCGATCATTATATATATGGTATTTGGGTAGATGAAGCTACTAAAACGATAATGGCGACAGATGTAAATAGCGATCAGCCAATACTAAAGTTTTGTTTTGGTAGCGTATGA